One Megasphaera elsdenii DSM 20460 genomic window carries:
- a CDS encoding response regulator transcription factor: MPLIYCVEDDENIRELVGYALRSQDFEVETFADSKEFWPALEKRMPALLLLDIMLPGESGNDILEKLRKTQPYKTLPVIMLTAKTSEYDIVKGLDGGADDYVCKPFGIVELISRIRAVLRRSGRQNTETNLYTYGPVALDQEKHVVTVEGKPCHLTVKEFELLRYLLVNTDIVLKREQIMEAVWGFTYEGESRTIDMHIKSLRQKLGDGGKIIHTVRGVGYVIGGNV, from the coding sequence ATGCCTTTGATTTACTGTGTCGAAGATGATGAAAATATTCGTGAACTCGTCGGTTATGCCCTGCGCAGCCAGGATTTTGAAGTCGAGACTTTTGCCGACAGCAAGGAATTTTGGCCGGCCTTAGAGAAGCGGATGCCGGCTTTGCTCCTTTTGGACATCATGCTGCCCGGTGAAAGCGGCAACGACATATTGGAAAAACTGCGCAAGACCCAGCCGTATAAGACGCTTCCCGTCATCATGCTGACGGCCAAGACCAGCGAATATGACATTGTCAAAGGCCTGGACGGTGGCGCCGACGATTACGTCTGCAAACCCTTCGGCATCGTCGAGCTCATTTCCCGTATCCGCGCTGTCCTGCGCCGTTCGGGCCGGCAGAATACGGAAACGAATCTCTATACGTATGGGCCGGTTGCCCTGGACCAGGAAAAGCATGTCGTCACCGTCGAGGGCAAGCCGTGTCACTTGACGGTAAAAGAATTTGAACTCCTGCGCTATCTCCTGGTCAATACGGATATCGTCCTCAAGCGGGAACAGATCATGGAAGCGGTCTGGGGCTTTACCTATGAAGGCGAAAGCCGGACCATCGACATGCACATCAAGAGCCTGCGCCAGAAGCTGGGCGATGGCGGCAAGATCATCCATACCGTGCGCGGCGTCGGATACGTCATTGGAGGGAATGTATGA
- the pstC gene encoding phosphate ABC transporter permease subunit PstC, with protein sequence MNAIETVVQRAHRNEKAAKTFITICGIGMALVPLLIGAFLFIKGTDTFFTFGHSVTEFLFSGQWKPSDTAEGGGQVGAAMFLAGSLVTCLLSLIISLPFSLASSIYMTEIATPQRRRLIQPAIELFTGIPSVVYGFVGMTVLIPALRHIFPMPFGFSVLAAGIVLAIMIFPTITTMAADAMAAVPKSWREASYGLGATRWETIAHVVLPAAKSGIFTGIILGLARALGEALAVAMVIGQMKVFPTSLFLPASTLTTAISADMGGAMEGGEYNAALWTMALVLFLLSFLFIFVIHQINAASEVKGGRN encoded by the coding sequence ATGAATGCAATCGAAACGGTAGTCCAACGGGCTCACCGCAACGAGAAAGCAGCCAAAACGTTCATCACTATTTGCGGCATCGGTATGGCACTGGTGCCGCTTCTCATTGGCGCTTTTCTCTTCATTAAAGGTACAGATACGTTTTTCACCTTTGGCCACAGCGTGACGGAATTTCTCTTTTCCGGTCAGTGGAAACCGAGTGATACCGCCGAAGGCGGCGGCCAGGTCGGGGCGGCCATGTTCCTGGCCGGTTCGCTGGTCACCTGTCTCTTGTCGCTGATCATTTCCCTGCCCTTCAGCCTGGCTTCGTCCATCTATATGACGGAAATCGCGACGCCTCAGCGGCGGCGCCTCATCCAGCCGGCTATCGAATTGTTCACGGGCATCCCGTCCGTTGTCTATGGCTTCGTCGGCATGACCGTCCTCATCCCGGCCCTGCGCCACATTTTCCCCATGCCCTTTGGCTTTTCCGTCCTGGCTGCCGGCATTGTCCTGGCTATCATGATTTTCCCGACCATTACGACTATGGCTGCCGATGCCATGGCCGCCGTGCCTAAGTCCTGGCGTGAAGCGTCTTACGGCCTCGGTGCGACGCGGTGGGAAACGATTGCCCACGTCGTCCTGCCGGCAGCGAAAAGCGGTATCTTCACCGGCATTATCCTAGGCCTGGCCCGTGCTTTGGGCGAAGCCCTGGCTGTCGCCATGGTCATCGGCCAGATGAAAGTCTTCCCGACGTCCCTGTTCCTGCCGGCCAGTACGCTGACGACAGCTATTTCTGCCGACATGGGCGGCGCCATGGAAGGCGGTGAATACAACGCAGCTCTGTGGACGATGGCTTTGGTCCTGTTCCTGCTGTCGTTCTTGTTCATCTTCGTCATTCATCAGATCAATGCCGCTTCCGAAGTAAAAGGGGGACGGAATTAA
- a CDS encoding YitT family protein, with product MKTLTSHTLWELAVPYLASFVGSLVVAIGMNAFFIPFHLLSSGLSGAAIMIYFLTGLPVGIGIFILNIPIMIACYKFMGRRYTVLSIVGTIMLSVLVDATAFLSTWNIMHDAMLSSITGGILAGIGFGIIYKYNGNSGGLDVIGAIVKKYYSLEMGTVTMILNLVILLAAAWLFSLERAVLTFVAIYIAAFITNKVVIGLKQRKSVIIISNRATPIAQVLMRYVGHGATYLHGQGAYTMQDKRVIYAVIKLTEVAKVKEIVNKLDPQAFMIISDASEVVGRGFTTSPVKYHQYPGDALSMPHTKKNMPPEY from the coding sequence ATGAAAACCCTGACTTCACACACGCTTTGGGAATTAGCCGTCCCCTACCTGGCGTCCTTCGTCGGCAGCCTGGTCGTCGCCATCGGCATGAATGCCTTCTTCATCCCCTTCCATTTGCTGAGCAGCGGCCTCAGCGGGGCAGCCATCATGATTTACTTCCTGACAGGCCTGCCCGTCGGCATCGGTATCTTCATCCTCAACATCCCGATCATGATTGCCTGTTATAAATTCATGGGCCGCCGCTATACGGTCCTGAGCATCGTCGGCACGATCATGCTCTCGGTCCTGGTCGATGCAACGGCCTTCCTGTCGACGTGGAACATCATGCACGATGCCATGCTCTCGTCCATTACGGGCGGCATCCTGGCCGGCATCGGCTTCGGCATCATCTATAAATACAACGGCAACAGCGGCGGCCTGGACGTCATCGGCGCCATCGTCAAGAAATATTATTCCCTGGAAATGGGCACGGTCACGATGATCCTCAATCTGGTCATCCTCCTGGCGGCCGCCTGGCTCTTCTCCCTGGAACGGGCCGTCCTGACTTTCGTCGCCATTTACATTGCAGCCTTCATTACCAACAAGGTCGTCATCGGCCTCAAACAGCGTAAAAGCGTCATCATCATTTCCAACCGGGCTACGCCGATCGCCCAGGTCCTCATGCGCTACGTCGGCCACGGCGCCACCTATCTCCACGGCCAGGGAGCTTACACCATGCAGGACAAACGGGTCATCTACGCCGTCATCAAGCTGACGGAAGTGGCCAAGGTCAAGGAAATCGTCAACAAACTCGACCCGCAGGCCTTCATGATCATCAGCGACGCTTCGGAAGTCGTAGGCCGGGGCTTCACGACATCGCCCGTCAAATACCACCAGTATCCCGGCGATGCCCTCTCCATGCCGCATACAAAAAAAAACATGCCGCCGGAATACTAG
- the pstA gene encoding phosphate ABC transporter permease PstA, translating to MTSVETKKNKDKMMTALFTAGAAFAVILLIAFVLYVVVSGISGMTPQLLSFSPTGLGNMFFNTIYLVVLALVASTITGIPAGIFLAEYAKKGRITHWVRMAVETLASLPSIVVGLFGYLVFIVMTGSQWNLMAGAMAVSILTLPLVTSVTEDALRNLPSSYRNGSLGLGASHWQTIWHVLLPACFPRIMTGLILAAGRGFGEAAALMFTAGMSTDIDWTNWDITATSCPLNPFRPGETLALHIWALRTEALHADAAQQAAASSAILMVMVLVFSLAARYLSYRIDKKMGGNK from the coding sequence ATGACAAGTGTGGAAACGAAAAAAAATAAAGATAAAATGATGACGGCCCTTTTTACGGCTGGCGCTGCTTTTGCCGTCATCCTGCTCATCGCCTTTGTCCTCTACGTCGTCGTCAGCGGCATCAGTGGTATGACGCCGCAGCTCTTGTCCTTCAGCCCGACGGGGTTGGGGAACATGTTCTTCAATACGATTTATCTGGTCGTCCTGGCCCTCGTCGCCAGTACCATTACGGGGATCCCGGCCGGCATTTTCCTGGCTGAATACGCCAAGAAAGGGCGCATCACTCATTGGGTCCGCATGGCTGTCGAAACCTTGGCATCCCTGCCGTCTATCGTCGTCGGCCTGTTCGGCTACCTGGTCTTCATCGTCATGACCGGTTCCCAATGGAACCTCATGGCCGGCGCCATGGCCGTATCCATCCTGACCCTGCCTTTGGTCACGTCCGTCACCGAAGACGCCCTGCGCAACTTGCCGTCGAGCTACCGTAACGGCAGCCTGGGCCTGGGGGCCTCGCATTGGCAGACCATCTGGCATGTCCTCTTGCCGGCCTGCTTCCCGCGCATCATGACCGGCCTCATCCTGGCCGCTGGCCGTGGCTTCGGTGAAGCCGCAGCCCTGATGTTCACGGCCGGTATGTCGACGGATATCGACTGGACGAACTGGGATATTACGGCCACGTCGTGTCCCCTCAATCCCTTCCGTCCCGGCGAAACCCTGGCCCTGCACATCTGGGCCCTGCGCACGGAAGCTCTTCATGCCGATGCGGCCCAGCAGGCAGCTGCGTCGTCGGCCATCCTGATGGTCATGGTCCTCGTCTTCAGCCTGGCTGCACGCTATCTCAGCTATCGAATTGACAAGAAAATGGGAGGAAATAAATAA
- the phoU gene encoding phosphate signaling complex protein PhoU, translating to MLEIYEKSVAELKNDMINLGIKVEQAVDNAWKALEQKDIELAQRIYDGDDVIDELVKNCMKKDLTISMMQGPVAADYRSLMATLKILSDLERIADHCADISHYVIHLEQTHHNVPLPQGIKEMYGVMASMVSDVIDFYKKRGTSSQASLMRDKDDIVDQAFNNLMETLAAEMTAHPENSKDYIDLVLVVKYIERMADHANNIAEWLIYRDTNEIRL from the coding sequence ATGCTGGAAATTTACGAAAAATCCGTAGCAGAATTGAAAAACGATATGATCAACTTGGGCATAAAGGTCGAACAGGCCGTCGATAATGCCTGGAAGGCGCTGGAACAGAAAGATATCGAACTGGCCCAGCGTATCTACGATGGCGATGACGTCATCGATGAACTGGTCAAGAACTGCATGAAGAAAGACTTGACCATCAGTATGATGCAGGGTCCCGTAGCGGCTGATTACCGGAGCTTGATGGCGACGTTGAAAATCCTCTCCGACTTAGAACGCATTGCCGATCATTGCGCCGACATCAGCCACTACGTCATCCATTTGGAACAGACTCATCACAACGTACCCTTGCCGCAGGGCATTAAGGAAATGTACGGCGTCATGGCCTCTATGGTCAGCGATGTCATTGATTTCTATAAAAAGCGGGGCACTTCGTCCCAGGCCAGCCTCATGCGCGATAAAGACGATATCGTCGACCAGGCCTTCAACAACCTCATGGAAACGCTGGCTGCCGAAATGACGGCCCATCCGGAAAACTCCAAGGACTACATCGACCTGGTCCTGGTCGTCAAATACATCGAACGCATGGCCGACCACGCCAACAATATCGCCGAATGGCTCATCTATCGCGATACCAACGAAATCAGATTATAA
- the pstB gene encoding phosphate ABC transporter ATP-binding protein PstB — MSEYTFDVSHMDLFYNDFQALKDINMKIKKNEITALIGPSGCGKSTFLKTLNRMNDWVEGCRVTGDIRFEGKDIFKEVDPLALRYRVGMVFQQPTPFPKSIYENIAYGPRIQGIKDKKQLDAIVEKSLRQAACWDEMKDRLSKSALGLSGGQQQRLCIARTLAADPSVILMDEPTSALDPISTQKIEDLALELKEKYTIVIVTHSMQQARRISDKTAFFLLGELIEYDNTLNMFTNPSNPKTEEYITGRFG; from the coding sequence ATGTCAGAATATACCTTCGATGTCAGCCATATGGATCTCTTTTATAATGATTTCCAGGCCTTGAAAGACATCAACATGAAGATTAAGAAGAATGAAATCACGGCTCTCATCGGCCCGTCTGGCTGCGGCAAATCGACATTCCTCAAGACACTGAACCGCATGAACGACTGGGTTGAAGGCTGTCGGGTTACTGGGGATATCCGCTTTGAAGGCAAAGATATCTTCAAAGAAGTCGACCCTTTGGCCCTGCGCTACCGTGTCGGCATGGTCTTCCAGCAGCCGACGCCGTTCCCGAAGAGCATCTATGAAAATATCGCTTATGGTCCGCGCATCCAGGGCATCAAAGATAAGAAGCAGCTCGACGCCATCGTCGAAAAGAGCCTGCGCCAGGCTGCCTGCTGGGATGAAATGAAAGACCGCCTCAGTAAGAGCGCCCTCGGCCTCTCTGGTGGTCAGCAGCAGCGTCTCTGTATCGCCCGTACGTTAGCAGCCGATCCATCGGTCATCCTCATGGACGAACCGACATCTGCTTTGGACCCGATTTCGACGCAGAAAATCGAAGACCTGGCCTTAGAACTGAAGGAAAAATATACGATCGTCATTGTCACACACAGCATGCAGCAAGCCCGCCGCATTTCCGATAAGACGGCATTTTTCCTCTTAGGCGAACTCATTGAATACGATAATACTTTGAATATGTTCACCAATCCGTCCAATCCCAAGACGGAAGAATACATTACCGGCCGTTTCGGTTAA
- a CDS encoding sensor histidine kinase — translation MKRKVYLSLLSMGLACMAVTLLISTWFFWRSTQHQIQQELTMTMDVVETALEEGHDTSLYLKKIGIHHTNGLRITWINARGDVLFESDYDKGIMENHLARPEVRAAIENGEGTAVRDSQTLSKALYYYAKKLPDGTILRISLERDTFYAHFLSLLPWALLLLGLSALACVKASRLLTASLLSPLRQTALFIRQINDSDVKMVQPPRVDHELQPLVDKVFLQSQTIADNMRSLEQQRNIMRLIMENLQEGVILTDKSYGIAGLNLRAARFLGAGNTQAVLQRNLQELLPDAPWDRLQHMDSVCETKLMRADRLYLLTLQPVYKNDDFYGMLFIIDDVTEQEHREQLRREFTSNVSHELKTPLTSISGFAEVLSTGLFKNKDDVIHFGTLIRKEALRLLQMIEEIMHLARIEDGKRQVNLERLCLRDLVQDIVEFMEPVLTEKKVTVQCTMDDTEVLADRGLFRELIMNLLDNAVKYNRPGGHVYITVRHDDHKAFFSICDTGIGIPEDKQQRVFERFYRADSSRSRKIKGTGLGLAIVKHIVEQHHGTIALSSKENEGTTITITLPM, via the coding sequence ATGAAGCGGAAAGTCTATCTCAGCCTGTTGTCCATGGGCCTGGCCTGTATGGCTGTGACCCTGCTCATTTCGACGTGGTTCTTCTGGCGTTCTACACAGCATCAGATCCAGCAGGAATTGACGATGACCATGGATGTCGTCGAAACGGCCCTTGAAGAAGGCCATGATACGTCCCTGTATTTGAAGAAAATCGGCATCCATCATACGAACGGCCTGCGTATCACTTGGATCAATGCCCGCGGCGATGTCCTCTTTGAATCGGATTACGATAAAGGAATCATGGAAAATCACCTGGCCCGGCCGGAAGTACGGGCGGCGATTGAAAATGGGGAAGGGACAGCCGTCCGCGATTCCCAGACCCTGTCTAAGGCCCTCTATTATTATGCCAAGAAATTGCCTGATGGGACCATCTTGCGGATCAGCTTGGAAAGGGATACGTTTTATGCTCACTTCCTCAGCCTCCTGCCGTGGGCCCTCCTGCTCTTGGGACTGTCGGCCCTGGCCTGTGTCAAGGCCTCGCGCCTGCTGACGGCGAGCCTGCTCAGCCCGCTCCGGCAGACGGCTTTGTTCATCCGCCAGATCAATGACAGCGATGTGAAGATGGTCCAGCCGCCGCGCGTCGACCATGAATTACAGCCCTTAGTGGACAAGGTCTTTTTGCAGAGCCAGACCATTGCGGATAATATGCGCAGTCTGGAACAACAGCGCAATATCATGCGCCTCATCATGGAAAATCTCCAGGAAGGCGTCATCCTGACGGATAAATCCTATGGCATTGCCGGCCTCAACCTGCGGGCAGCCCGCTTCCTGGGCGCTGGGAATACACAGGCTGTCCTGCAGCGCAACCTCCAGGAACTCCTTCCCGATGCGCCCTGGGACAGGCTGCAGCATATGGACAGTGTCTGTGAGACGAAACTCATGCGGGCGGACCGCCTCTATCTGCTGACTCTTCAGCCAGTCTATAAAAATGATGATTTCTACGGCATGTTGTTCATCATCGATGATGTGACCGAACAAGAACACCGGGAACAGCTGCGGCGGGAATTTACGTCCAATGTATCCCATGAACTGAAGACGCCGCTTACTTCCATCAGCGGCTTTGCCGAAGTCTTGTCGACGGGCCTCTTCAAGAATAAAGACGACGTCATCCATTTCGGGACGCTCATCCGTAAGGAAGCCCTGCGCCTCTTGCAGATGATCGAAGAAATCATGCACTTGGCCCGCATCGAAGACGGCAAGCGCCAAGTTAACCTGGAACGGCTATGCTTGCGCGACTTGGTCCAGGATATCGTAGAATTTATGGAGCCGGTCCTGACGGAAAAGAAAGTGACCGTCCAGTGTACCATGGACGACACCGAAGTGCTGGCCGACCGCGGCCTTTTCCGGGAACTGATCATGAATCTCCTGGACAATGCCGTCAAGTACAACCGCCCAGGCGGCCATGTCTACATCACTGTCCGCCACGACGACCATAAGGCCTTTTTCAGCATCTGTGATACGGGCATCGGCATCCCTGAAGACAAACAGCAGCGCGTCTTTGAACGCTTTTACCGGGCCGATTCCAGCCGGTCCCGCAAAATCAAAGGGACCGGCCTGGGCCTGGCTATCGTCAAGCACATCGTCGAACAGCATCACGGCACTATCGCCTTGAGCAGCAAGGAAAACGAAGGCACGACGATTACCATCACCTTACCGATGTAG
- a CDS encoding phosphate ABC transporter substrate-binding protein: MKWKKLVLVALAATMAIGAAGCGSQQKADAGKGSAVSGSITGSGSSALLPLVKDAAEKFKTTNKDVTITLNAGGSGTGLKQVSDGSVDMGNSDVPAETKLDKAKAEKLEDHKVCVMTVATIINKDVGVKNLTRQQLQDVFTAKVTNWKDVGGKDMPIVLVTRPKTSGTRALFKQYAINGAEEADNKSLETDNSGILIQSVAQNPGAIGYVALPYLLNNDTVDSVSIDGVAPTLENTYNGTYSVWGYEHIYTSKEPKAAVKAFIEYITGADYGKRIEELGYGVSSKMQTKEVH, from the coding sequence ATGAAATGGAAAAAGTTAGTTCTTGTCGCCTTAGCTGCTACTATGGCCATTGGGGCTGCCGGCTGCGGAAGTCAGCAGAAAGCAGATGCCGGGAAAGGTTCGGCTGTTTCCGGCAGTATTACCGGTTCGGGTTCTTCGGCGCTGCTGCCTTTGGTCAAAGATGCAGCTGAAAAATTCAAGACGACGAATAAAGACGTAACGATCACCTTGAATGCCGGCGGTTCTGGCACGGGTCTGAAACAGGTTTCCGATGGTTCTGTCGATATGGGCAACTCCGACGTACCGGCTGAAACGAAACTAGATAAAGCCAAAGCGGAAAAATTGGAAGACCATAAAGTCTGTGTCATGACGGTCGCTACGATCATCAATAAAGACGTAGGCGTCAAGAACCTGACCCGTCAGCAGTTACAGGACGTATTCACGGCGAAAGTCACGAACTGGAAAGATGTCGGCGGCAAAGATATGCCAATCGTCCTGGTTACCCGCCCGAAGACGTCCGGTACGCGGGCCCTGTTCAAACAGTACGCTATCAACGGCGCGGAAGAAGCCGACAATAAATCCCTGGAAACGGATAACTCCGGTATCCTCATCCAGAGCGTCGCTCAGAATCCGGGCGCTATCGGCTATGTTGCACTGCCGTACCTGCTCAATAACGACACAGTCGACTCCGTTTCCATCGATGGCGTAGCACCGACCCTGGAAAATACCTATAACGGTACCTACAGCGTCTGGGGCTATGAACATATCTACACCAGCAAAGAACCGAAAGCTGCCGTCAAAGCCTTCATCGAATACATTACGGGCGCCGATTACGGCAAACGCATCGAAGAACTCGGCTATGGCGTAAGCTCGAAGATGCAGACCAAAGAAGTTCACTAA